CGACGAACTCACGTCCGCGCTGTCGCCCCTGGTCCAATTGGCCCAAAAACTGGTCGCGGAGTATGCCGCCGACTCCCCCGCGGCTTCCCCGCCGCCGGCCAGCCCGACGGCCGGCGCGCCATCGAGCCCGAAGCCCAGCCCGCCGTCGGCGTCACAGACACCGGGCCCCACAGCATCCCGGCCGGCACCCCAACATCAGACTCCCGAGCAGCTGGCCCGGCTGCTGCAAGGCATTACCGGACCCAGCGGAAGCCCGGCCCAGGTGCTGGAGGGCCGCTACGCTCCCACCGCGCCGGCAGTCCCACCCGGCCCTTCAGCACAAAGCTGCACGTATGACGACGCCGCGTACCTCGCCTCATTCGGCGGAGCCGCGACCGTGGTGGCCGAGATCCCCGGCACGGGCCAGGCACTGGACCAGATCAGCCTGCGGCTCATCAGCCTGACCACACCGCCTCCGGACGCATCTGCCTTTGACCGCCGGGCTGCAGACCTCGGCAGTTGCACCTCGGTTCAGGAGCAGGTGCCGGGCGGCGCACCCCGGACGTGGTCGCCCCTCAAGCACCCCACCGTCGATACCAGCGGGCAAACCGGCTACGCCGTGGTGTACATGCTGCCCGACGGGACCGGCATCCGGCACGTTTTGGTCGGCGCCCGCAAAGGAAACCTGTGCGTCGAAACCGAAACCAAGACACTGTCCGACAGCGCCGTCCAGCAGGCCGCGGACGGTCTCGCGGCCACCATCAACAAGGTGATGGCCAGGGTGGGCGGCTAGGCCCCGCGTTCGCCGCCCACGCCAGCCCCAAGCCGCTTGCGTGATACCCCCAGGGGTATTATTATTGAAGTCAGAGGAGGAAGGAATCCCTTCCCCGTCTACCTCAAGAAGGAGCACCCTGAATGCTTATCGAGCGCATCTATGACGAAGACCTCGCCCAGGCCAGCTATTTCATCGGCTGCCAGGCCAAGGGTGAAGCGCTGGTCGTTGATCCCCGGCGCGACATCGCCGTCTACGAGAACCTCGCCGCCGCCAATGGCATGAAGATCGTGGCCGTCACCGAGACCCACATCCACGCTGATTTCCTCTCCGGCACCCGCGAACTGGCCGCCGCGACCGGCGCGACCGCCTATGTCTCCGGCGAGGGCGGAACGGACTGGCAGTACGGTTTCGACGCCGAGCGCCTGAACGACAACGACGTCATCACGCTGGGCAACATCACGGTCAAAGCCCTGCACACCCCCGGCCACACCCCGGAGCACCTTTCCTTCCTGATCACCGACGGCGCGTTCGCCGACCAGCCCGGCTACCTGCTCTCGGGCGACTTCGTGTTCTCCGGCGACCTAGGCCGCCCGGACCTGCTCGACGAGGCCGCCGGCGGCGTCGACACCCGCTTCCTCGGCGCGAAGCAGCTCTTCGCCAGCCTGCGGGACAAGTTCCTGACCCTGCCGGACCACGTCCAGGTCCACCCGGGCCATGGCGCCGGAAGCGCCTGCGGCAAGGCTCTGGGCGCGATCCCGTCCTCCACCGTCGGCTACGAACGGCTCTACGCCTGGTGGGGCCCGTACCTCGCGGCCAACGACGAGCAGGGCTTCATCAACGAACTCCTCGACGGCCAGCCCGACGCGCACGCCTACTTCGCCCGAATGAAGCGTGAAAACCGGGAAGGCCCGGCCGTCATGGGCAAGCGCACCCCGCTGGCAGAACTCCCCACCGCCGACGTCGCCGCCGGCCTGGCCGAGGACACCCTGACTTTCGTGGACACCCGCCCCAACGGCCAGGTCCACGAAGGCACCGTCGCCCGGTCGCTGAACATCCCGGCCGGCAAGTCCACCGCCAGCTTCGGCGCCTGGGTCGTGAACCCCGAAACCGACAAGAACCCGCTCGTCCTCCTGGCCCCCAGCCAGGCTGACGCGCAGGAGATGTGGGACCACCTGGTCCGCGTCGGCATCGACAACGTCGCCGGCTACCTCACGAGCATCGAGGGCCTGCCCGCCAGCACCCCGAAGCTGATCCAGCCCGAGGAACTCGAGGGCTTCGACGCCGCCATGGTCCTGGACGTCCGGAACCGCACCGAACACGCGGCCGGGCACATCCCGGGCTCGTACCAGCTCAGCGGCGGCCGCGTGATGTGGCACCTGGACGAACTCCCGGCTGAAGGCACCATCGTGTCCTACTGCCAGAGCGGCGTCCGGAACTCCGTCGCGGCCAGCGCCCTGCGCCGCGCCGGCTACGACGTCGTCGAACTCGACGGCAGCTACTCGGCGTGGAACGCAAAGGAGCAGGCCGCCTGGCAGCAGACCCGGGAAGCCCTCCCCGCCAGCTAACCGGGCACCGTCAGCACGGCCGAACAACGCCAAGACCATCGGGGGCACCCCTTCAAGGGGTGCCGCCGATGGTCTTTGCCGTGCCCAGGCCAAGCCCAAATCCGGCCTGCGGCCTGGTGGGGCTCGCTATCCGGGACCTTGGCCGAGTTCACGGGCCGAAGGCCAGGTGGTATAGCCGAGCCGGCGTTCTGCCCTGTATGGCCGGGCCGCGATCACGCAAAGGATGGTCACGGCCACGCCCGTCGCGGCGATCCCCGCAAAGGCGATGGAGATCAGCCATCCCGGGGCCCTCACCCCCGTCACCGAACAGATGGCCAGTACCGCCATCACTCCAAGGGCCGACAGGACCGCAACGATGGCTTCGGGCATCCAAAAAGGCACCGGAGCGGAGGAATCAATCCTCCGACGCTCGGCCTCAGCGGGCGTCGCAGGCGGGTTGTGCCGCGAGGCTGTCCAGCCACGCCAGGGCTTCGGCCTCGGAGGTGAAGTAGGCGTGCGGGCAGTGGTCGTGGCGGCTGAGGGCCGCCCCCATCACGGTGTCCACCACGCTGGAGCCGAGCATCGCCACCGCCGAGGCGGGCTGGGCGTGGGCGAAGGCGGCCCGGGCGGCGTTGCTCAGGGTCACCCCGGAGATCTCCAGCAGCAGCGGACGGGCCGTCCCGCCCAGGCCGCGCATCGCCTCGATGGAGGCAAGGGCGTCGTCGGCGTCGACCTGCGACTCCGGCGCCCAGAAGAGGTGAAAGTACGGCCCGCGAAGTCCCAGCCGGCCCTTCCCGTCTGCAATCAGAATCTCGTTCATTTACACCTCCTGGGCCCAACCTACCCCGCGCGTGTGCCGATACGTGTGGGGGCACGAAAAAGCGCCGGAAGATGATGTCTTCCGGCGCTATCACGGCGCCAGTGGCGCTGCTGGCGGAGTTGCTAGGAGAGCAGTGCCTGCACGCTCACGTAGGCGGCGACGAGCAGGACCAGTACGCCGAAACTGCGTTTAAGCACCTTGTCCGGGATGTTGGTTCCGAGCCGGCCGGCGACCAGGGAGGCTGCCATGGCTGCGCCCGCGAACGCGGCCGTCACGGCCCAGTCGATCTGCAGGTCCCCGAGGTGTGCCGCGAAACCAGCGATCGAGTTGATCACGATGATCACCAGCGAGGTGCCGACAGTCACCGCCATCGGCAGGCCCAGGACCAGGGTCAGGGCCGGGACGATCAGGAAGCCGCCGCCGACGCCGAGCAGCCCGGTAAGGAACCCGACGACGGCGCCGGTCGCAATGGCCTTGGGCAGGCAGCTGCGCCAGTGGACGCCGCCGCCCGGCAGGGCACAGGACCCGCCGGACGTTCTTGACGGCAGCATCATCCGGATCCCGGCGAAGACCATGATGGCGGCAAAAGCCAGCAGCAGCACCTTCGGGTCGAGCAACCGGTTCACGTAGGCGCCCAGGTAGGCGGTTGCGGTGCCGGCGGCGCCGATGATCAGCGCCAGCCGCCAGTTCACCCCGCCCCGCAGCCTTGGCAGCACCGCGACGGCGGAGGACG
The nucleotide sequence above comes from Arthrobacter sp. KBS0702. Encoded proteins:
- a CDS encoding sulfite exporter TauE/SafE family protein, with the protein product MILTAAAFGLIVGGLLGLVGGGGSILAVPALVYGVGLPLAAAIPTSLVVVGASSAVAVLPRLRGGVNWRLALIIGAAGTATAYLGAYVNRLLDPKVLLLAFAAIMVFAGIRMMLPSRTSGGSCALPGGGVHWRSCLPKAIATGAVVGFLTGLLGVGGGFLIVPALTLVLGLPMAVTVGTSLVIIVINSIAGFAAHLGDLQIDWAVTAAFAGAAMAASLVAGRLGTNIPDKVLKRSFGVLVLLVAAYVSVQALLS
- a CDS encoding STAS/SEC14 domain-containing protein; the encoded protein is MNEILIADGKGRLGLRGPYFHLFWAPESQVDADDALASIEAMRGLGGTARPLLLEISGVTLSNAARAAFAHAQPASAVAMLGSSVVDTVMGAALSRHDHCPHAYFTSEAEALAWLDSLAAQPACDAR
- a CDS encoding rhodanese-like domain-containing protein, with protein sequence MLIERIYDEDLAQASYFIGCQAKGEALVVDPRRDIAVYENLAAANGMKIVAVTETHIHADFLSGTRELAAATGATAYVSGEGGTDWQYGFDAERLNDNDVITLGNITVKALHTPGHTPEHLSFLITDGAFADQPGYLLSGDFVFSGDLGRPDLLDEAAGGVDTRFLGAKQLFASLRDKFLTLPDHVQVHPGHGAGSACGKALGAIPSSTVGYERLYAWWGPYLAANDEQGFINELLDGQPDAHAYFARMKRENREGPAVMGKRTPLAELPTADVAAGLAEDTLTFVDTRPNGQVHEGTVARSLNIPAGKSTASFGAWVVNPETDKNPLVLLAPSQADAQEMWDHLVRVGIDNVAGYLTSIEGLPASTPKLIQPEELEGFDAAMVLDVRNRTEHAAGHIPGSYQLSGGRVMWHLDELPAEGTIVSYCQSGVRNSVAASALRRAGYDVVELDGSYSAWNAKEQAAWQQTREALPAS